A single region of the Sorghum bicolor cultivar BTx623 chromosome 7, Sorghum_bicolor_NCBIv3, whole genome shotgun sequence genome encodes:
- the LOC8057857 gene encoding exopolygalacturonase, whose translation MASIFVKSPVLYFVVVVVVLLCGGHAHGEGKAVTVYDVTEYGAAPSNRDNKDAFLAAWRAACDSTAGNATLHFPKGTFAVGAVEFEGPCRNGGAPAVVIDGVLQPCAGCRLSSDAWITFSGLNNLLVTGDGGTLDGQGAGSDDDKVKSKSKTTTTTLVFDGVTNSTLRGLAFVNSRGFHVNIRRSSRVVAEGLGIHAPAHSRNTDGVHVGLSSHIRVLDSVIGTGDDCVSVGPGSVDVVVDGVICGPGHGLSVGSLGKEEGEEDVQGLIIKNCTVKGTTNGVRIKTWPGSPPSRASNITFQDITMDGVANPIIIDQRYCPHDHCADANKPSEVQISDVTFERIEGTSSSRVAVRLLCSEERPCTGVRLDGINLSCGDQPCRSVLSNVRETPDSGSVVAPVPVPAPAPSPVSAPAARPPVEAFAVAR comes from the exons ATGGCCAGCATCTTCGTCAAGTCCCCGGTGCTCtacttcgtcgtcgtcgtcgtcgtgctgCTCTGCGGCGGCCACGCACACGGCGAGGGCAAAGCGGTGACCGTCTATGACGTGACAGAGTACGGAGCGGCGCCGAGCAACAGGGACAACAAAGAC GCGTTCTTGGCGGCGTGGCGCGCGGCGTGCGACTCCACCGCCGGCAACGCGACGCTCCATTTCCCCAAGGGCACGTTCGCCGTCGGCGCCGTGGAGTTCGAGGGCCCGTGCAGGAACGGCGGCGCGCCCGCGGTGGTGATCGACGGCGTGCTGCAGCCGTGCGCGGGGTGCCGCCTCTCGAGCGATGCCTGGATCACCTTCAGCGGCCTGAACAACCTCCTGGTCACCGGCGACGGCGGCACCCTCGACGGCCAAGGCGCCGGCAGCGACGATGACAAGGTCAAGTCCAAGTCCAAGACGACG ACGACGACTCTGGTTTTCGACGGCGTGACCAACTCCACGCTTCGTGGCCTGGCGTTCGTCAACAGCCGGGGGTTCCACGTGAACATCCGCCGCAGCAGCCGGGTTGTAGCCGAGGGCCTCGGCATCCACGCGCCGGCGCACAGCCGCAACACGGACGGCGTCCACGTCGGCCTGTCGAGCCACATCCGCGTCCTCGACTCGGTGATCGGCACCGGCGACGACTGCGTCTCCGTCGGCCCCGGCTCCGtcgacgtcgtcgtcgacggCGTCATCTGCGGGCCCGGCCACGGACTCAG CGTGGGGAGCCTGGGGAAGGAGGAAGGCGAGGAGGACGTGCAGGGTCTCATCATCAAGAACTGCACGGTGAAGGGCACCACCAACGGTGTGCGCATCAAGACGTGGCCCGGGTCGCCGCCGAGCCGCGCGTCCAACATCACGTTCCAGGACATCACCATGGACGGCGTCGCCAACCCCATCATCATCGACCAGCGGTACTGCCCGCACGACCACTGCGCCGACGCCAACAAG CCGTCGGAGGTGCAGATCAGCGACGTGACGTTCGAGCGGATCGAGGGCACGTCCAGCAGCAGGGTGGCGGTGCGGCTGCTGTGCAGCGAGGAACGGCCGTGCACCGGTGTGCGCCTCGACGGCATCAACCTCAGCTGCGGCGACCAGCCCTGCCGCTCGGTGTTGTCCAACGTGCGGGAGACGCCCGACTCCGGCTCGGTGGTGGCGCCGGTGCCAGTGCCAGCGCCAGCGCCGAGCCCGGTCTCTGCTCCGGCGGCGCGCCCTCCGGTGGAAGCGTTTGCCGTCGCAAGGTAG